In Pseudobdellovibrio exovorus JSS, the genomic stretch TGAGGAGCCTCTTCTAAAACCCCTTTAGGGAATAAAATAAAGAAGTTAGGTTGAAAGCTCGTCCAGCGCACTTGGCGCAAAGAAGACACGATAGCTTTTAGTTCTACGCCCTGAACATCAAAGGTGACAATATCACCTATATCGATACCCACTCGTCCAGCGTAGCGTTTTTCTAAAGATATCTGTGGTAGCGATTCTGGATTTTCTTCAGAAAAGTCCGTTTGAAATTTACCTTTGATCAGATCTTCAGAGGCTTGCAAGTGATCACGATACGTTAGGTTGATACCGCGATTTCTAAATCGCGCCTCATCATCGGCTTCACGTGTTTGAATTTCACCCGTCTGCACAGCACGTTCGTAGTTCTCTTCGTTCACTTTTAAAATACGAGATCGGACCAGAGGACTTAACTCAAGATCTTGTTTCAATAGCTCTTGTGATATTGCCTGCAAACCCTGAACTTGCTCTGGCTGAATATCAAATAAAAACAAACTCGGTATCTGTGACGAAACATCCGGTCTGATTTCATTTATAATCGACGATTTCACATGAGGTAAAAGACTTAACACCAGAGTTGCAAGACTCATCGTGGTAAATACCAATCCCGCTGACGCTGGCTTACGCGTAAGTCCCCGCACCGAGTAGCGAGTCAACCAACCAAAACGAGAGCTCATCTTTTCAAGGAAGTATAAAATCACGCGATTGATAACTTGGAAGAAAATGATCAACCCCACTAAAGCGATCGAAAACAGACTGCCGACCTTGAACGAATTGCTCTGCCAAACAGACAATCCCCAAAAGACTAAAACAGAGGAAACCAACCAGAAAAAATAAGCCCAGCTTTTTTTAACTCGCGTTTCGACATTTTGGAACAACATCAAAGGGCGTAAATCCACAATCTGAATGATTTGAGGAACCACCATCAGCATTGGCCCCAGTACGGCAATTAAGCAGGTCACAATCAGAGCTTTCAAACTGAAGACTAAGTTAATCGGCAGATTAAACTCTTCTGTGATCACCCGTTGTAAGATAGGTAAGACGCCCTGAACTAGTAAATATCCCAGAAAGCATGCCAGTAAAGACAGAATAAAGTTTTGCAATAAATAGATCCCAACGATCTTTTCATCGCTTAATCCTAGAGTTTTATATATGGCGATACTTTTTTTCTTATTTAAGAACGTCCACTGCAAAAGATAGCTTCCACACAAAAAGCAAAGACCTAAAGCGACTAAGGCCACCAGTCCCAGATAATCTGTGAAGTACTTTAAAACACGATTAGAATCCTGCGCGCTGTCTTTGGTGTTTTCAATTCGAACAACAGGGTCCACGATCAATTTTTCTAAATTAGACTTAGCTGAAACCACATCATAAGTCGGCGCTGTTTTGTAGGACCAATACTCAGTGAATGTACTTCCTGGCTTTAGCAAACCCGCGTCTATCAAGAAGTTCTTGTGAATTAAAACCCGCGGAGCAAATCCCGTCCCACGAAACAGACGGCTCGGGTCCTCAACAATCACACCGGAATAGGCAAAACTGCTTTCACCAATTTCGACTAAGTCCCCGATTTTAAGATCTAACATCTCTTGAATTTCAGGATCTACCCAAACACGAGCGCGATCACTAGCAAACGGCCCGTCGGATAATTTAAATTGTCCATACAATGGGTAGTTGTCATCGAACACTCCGACGCTAGTCAGTTTTGAATCGGTCGGCGTTCGCAGCATCGAAAACATACTGTAAAAATGTGAACTCTTTTCGAATTGAATCTGTGATTCCCACGCCTGTCGTTCTTGCTCACCAAACGCTCGTCGCGCGCTGATAGAAAGGTCTCCGCCTAGAATAACCTGAGCCTTTTCGGCTGACTGCTGTAAAAGGCTTTGTTGGAATATCTGAAGTAAAAAGAATCCCACAATCCCTAAAGCTAAGTTCAGCACTAGAAATAAACTGATATTGCGATAGCGAGCTAATTCCAAGAAAGCTAAGCGCAGTAGATTTTTTAAACTCATGCTAAGCTCTGATCAAAGTTTCCATTTTTCAGAACAACAAGGCGATCACATCGCTTAGCTAATTCCATATCATGGGTAACAAGTACTGTAGTTGTTTTTGTCGATCTGACTTGTTCGAAAAACAGATTCATCACTTTTGCGCCAGTTTCACTATCTAAGTTTCCTGATGGTTCATCCGCCAACAATAAGCTAGGACGAGCGATCAAACCTCGCGCTAACGCCAAACGCTGACACTCTCCACCACTCATTTCCGTTGGTTTATGAGTCACACGATGAGCTAATCCCACGTTATCTAATGCTGTTAAAATTTCTTCTTTATTAAAATCACGATCTAAAATTTCTAACGGCAGGCAAAGATTTTCGTAAGCTGTTAAATGGGAAACAAGATGAAATTGCTGAAAGACGAAACCTATATTCTGCGCGCGAAAGTGAGTCATCTGTACGCGATTTAATTTTTTGATCGACTGGTTATTAATCACGATATCACCATCATCAAAATAATCTAATCCTGCAACTAGGCTTAGAAAGGTCGACTTACCGCTACCTGAGGCTCCAACGACCGCTACGATTTCAGATGTTTTCACCTCTAAGTTAAGATGG encodes the following:
- a CDS encoding ABC transporter permease; amino-acid sequence: MSLKNLLRLAFLELARYRNISLFLVLNLALGIVGFFLLQIFQQSLLQQSAEKAQVILGGDLSISARRAFGEQERQAWESQIQFEKSSHFYSMFSMLRTPTDSKLTSVGVFDDNYPLYGQFKLSDGPFASDRARVWVDPEIQEMLDLKIGDLVEIGESSFAYSGVIVEDPSRLFRGTGFAPRVLIHKNFLIDAGLLKPGSTFTEYWSYKTAPTYDVVSAKSNLEKLIVDPVVRIENTKDSAQDSNRVLKYFTDYLGLVALVALGLCFLCGSYLLQWTFLNKKKSIAIYKTLGLSDEKIVGIYLLQNFILSLLACFLGYLLVQGVLPILQRVITEEFNLPINLVFSLKALIVTCLIAVLGPMLMVVPQIIQIVDLRPLMLFQNVETRVKKSWAYFFWLVSSVLVFWGLSVWQSNSFKVGSLFSIALVGLIIFFQVINRVILYFLEKMSSRFGWLTRYSVRGLTRKPASAGLVFTTMSLATLVLSLLPHVKSSIINEIRPDVSSQIPSLFLFDIQPEQVQGLQAISQELLKQDLELSPLVRSRILKVNEENYERAVQTGEIQTREADDEARFRNRGINLTYRDHLQASEDLIKGKFQTDFSEENPESLPQISLEKRYAGRVGIDIGDIVTFDVQGVELKAIVSSLRQVRWTSFQPNFFILFPKGVLEEAPQIFLTSISSEQRSVVKEFQRRVATNYKNVSIIDVTSTVENSLKYIEQMSIGLQFMAWLAVLVGLFVFVVLLNTQIKERLQEMNLLQIMGSTNAQVLKVVLTQFVLLMTTSIVFGVILGLVMAWIVITVSFDLTTVYDIQYLLLLGAILIPVCALALYIGLKPLKKLNPMDLIRQI
- a CDS encoding ABC transporter ATP-binding protein, which encodes MSLLINDLKKTYRQGQESLTILSHLNLEVKTSEIVAVVGASGSGKSTFLSLVAGLDYFDDGDIVINNQSIKKLNRVQMTHFRAQNIGFVFQQFHLVSHLTAYENLCLPLEILDRDFNKEEILTALDNVGLAHRVTHKPTEMSGGECQRLALARGLIARPSLLLADEPSGNLDSETGAKVMNLFFEQVRSTKTTTVLVTHDMELAKRCDRLVVLKNGNFDQSLA